From the Anaerolineales bacterium genome, one window contains:
- a CDS encoding response regulator: MIDILLVEDNPGDVRLTQEAFKEGRLRNQLHVVMDGEAAMQYLKQQGDYAAVPRPDLILLDLNLPKMNGREVLSAIKNDPDLKRIPVVVLTTSQDETDITESYRQFASSYIVKPVSMEKFIGVVSSFKEYWLSVVKLPNVQE; encoded by the coding sequence ATGATTGACATACTGCTGGTGGAGGACAACCCAGGGGATGTGCGCCTGACGCAGGAGGCCTTTAAGGAAGGCCGGCTGCGCAACCAACTGCATGTGGTTATGGATGGTGAGGCCGCCATGCAATACCTGAAGCAGCAGGGCGATTACGCCGCCGTGCCCCGCCCAGACCTGATTTTGCTGGATCTAAACCTGCCCAAAATGAACGGGCGCGAAGTGCTCAGCGCCATCAAGAACGACCCGGACCTCAAGCGTATCCCCGTGGTGGTCCTCACCACCTCACAAGACGAGACCGATATCACTGAGAGCTACCGTCAGTTCGCCAGCTCCTACATCGTCAAGCCGGTCAGCATGGAGAAATTCATCGGCGTGGTCTCCTCTTTCAAGGAATACTGGCTTTCTGTGGTCAAGTTGCCCAACGTGCAGGAATGA